From a single Bradyrhizobium sediminis genomic region:
- a CDS encoding type II toxin-antitoxin system RelE/ParE family toxin yields MALKVFFRPQAEADLLALYRYIAEASGLANAGGYIDRIEVACTSLGTFPNRGTRRDDLTPGLRTVAFERRVTIAYRVLKTRVEIVTIAYAGRDYETDLRADRETKR; encoded by the coding sequence GTGGCACTTAAGGTCTTCTTTCGGCCACAAGCCGAAGCGGACCTGCTCGCGCTTTATCGCTACATCGCCGAAGCATCCGGTTTGGCCAATGCAGGCGGCTACATCGACCGCATCGAGGTTGCTTGCACGTCGCTGGGAACGTTTCCAAATCGGGGCACCAGGCGCGACGATCTCACGCCGGGGCTACGCACGGTTGCCTTCGAACGGCGCGTGACCATCGCCTATCGGGTGCTGAAAACGCGGGTAGAAATCGTGACGATTGCCTATGCCGGACGCGACTACGAGACCGACCTTCGCGCCGATCGGGAAACGAAGCGATAA
- a CDS encoding ribbon-helix-helix domain-containing protein codes for MRTSKPITVTLGPMQASLEKRLKSGSYDNASEILRSALRALDREEAAIEDHLRTKVAASLADPRKSVPAADVFKRLRAVHGRTMKTSKRGT; via the coding sequence ATGCGTACAAGCAAGCCTATCACAGTTACACTCGGACCGATGCAGGCGAGCCTCGAAAAGCGGCTCAAGTCAGGTAGCTATGACAACGCCAGTGAAATACTGCGTTCGGCACTGCGGGCGCTCGACCGGGAAGAAGCGGCTATCGAAGACCACCTCCGTACCAAGGTGGCTGCTTCGCTTGCCGATCCTCGGAAGAGCGTTCCTGCAGCTGACGTGTTCAAACGTCTGCGGGCGGTTCATGGAAGGACGATGAAGACGAGCAAGCGTGGCACTTAA
- the flaF gene encoding flagellar biosynthesis regulator FlaF, whose amino-acid sequence MSNAAQAYARTSHATASPREIEAQALLKAARQLLDVQANWTGPDKNMHDALLFNRRLWSIFMSAVETNDNPQPLEIRQNIANIGVFVMKQTVDMQLNPDPAKLKSLIDINCNLAAGLSGKV is encoded by the coding sequence ATGTCCAATGCCGCCCAAGCCTACGCGCGTACGTCACATGCGACGGCATCTCCCCGTGAAATCGAGGCGCAGGCGCTCCTGAAGGCTGCGAGACAGCTTCTGGACGTCCAGGCCAACTGGACCGGTCCCGACAAGAACATGCACGACGCGCTGCTCTTCAATCGCCGGCTGTGGTCGATCTTCATGAGCGCGGTCGAGACAAACGACAACCCGCAGCCGCTGGAAATTCGTCAGAACATCGCCAATATCGGCGTGTTCGTGATGAAGCAGACGGTCGACATGCAGCTGAATCCGGATCCGGCAAAACTGAAGTCGCTGATTGACATCAATTGCAACCTCGCCGCGGGTCTGTCAGGCAAGGTCTGA
- the flbT gene encoding flagellar biosynthesis repressor FlbT — protein MALKIELRPFERIIIGESVITNSETRTHFFIEGEAPILREKDILTAETANSPVKRLYLCVQMMYLEKDIPKYQELYMGFVKDLLEAVPSFRPQIEASSKLILSGSLYNSLKEIRKLIKLEEELLR, from the coding sequence ATGGCGCTGAAGATTGAATTGAGGCCGTTCGAGCGGATCATTATCGGCGAAAGCGTCATCACCAATTCGGAGACGCGAACCCACTTTTTTATCGAGGGCGAAGCGCCGATCCTGCGCGAGAAGGATATCTTGACGGCGGAGACGGCCAATTCCCCGGTGAAGCGGCTCTATCTCTGCGTACAGATGATGTATCTGGAGAAGGACATCCCGAAGTACCAGGAGCTTTATATGGGCTTCGTCAAAGATTTGCTGGAGGCGGTGCCGAGCTTCAGGCCGCAGATCGAGGCCTCAAGTAAGCTAATTTTAAGCGGCTCGCTTTACAATTCGCTAAAGGAAATCCGCAAGCTTATCAAGCTGGAAGAGGAGTTGCTGAGGTGA
- the flgJ gene encoding flagellar assembly peptidoglycan hydrolase FlgJ, whose amino-acid sequence MPMRYGRPDYQLAEALTKVSPQAQAKAKASSQDFEAVFLNSMFAQMTSGIKGEGPFGSTTGTGVWRSMLTEQYSKSFAKAGGIGISTDVYRTLILQQAKRAG is encoded by the coding sequence ATGCCGATGCGCTACGGCCGTCCGGATTACCAGCTCGCCGAGGCGCTGACGAAGGTCTCGCCGCAGGCGCAGGCCAAGGCCAAGGCTTCGTCGCAGGACTTCGAGGCGGTGTTCCTGAATTCGATGTTCGCGCAAATGACCAGCGGCATCAAGGGTGAAGGCCCGTTCGGCAGCACGACCGGCACCGGCGTTTGGCGCTCGATGCTGACGGAACAATATTCGAAGAGTTTCGCCAAGGCCGGCGGCATCGGTATTTCCACCGACGTCTATCGCACGCTGATCCTGCAGCAAGCCAAGCGCGCCGGCTGA
- a CDS encoding flagellar assembly protein FliX, with amino-acid sequence MRIYGPNGTTIGSQTGNTKRTSSTGFALPDTNPTAETRSAAPPKAAGNIDALLALQGVEDPVERRKRSVQRGRGALDVLDDLKLGLLSGNFDASTVSRLRDAAANLKTSSGDPGLDAVLSEIELRVEVELAKAGQF; translated from the coding sequence ATGCGCATCTACGGACCGAACGGCACCACAATCGGGTCTCAGACCGGCAATACCAAGCGCACCTCCTCGACCGGTTTTGCGTTGCCCGACACCAATCCGACCGCGGAGACCCGTTCCGCTGCGCCGCCGAAGGCAGCCGGGAACATCGATGCGCTGCTGGCGCTGCAGGGCGTCGAGGACCCGGTCGAGCGTCGCAAACGTTCGGTGCAGCGCGGTAGAGGCGCGCTTGACGTGCTGGACGACCTCAAACTGGGGCTGTTGTCCGGCAATTTCGACGCTTCCACGGTGAGCCGGCTGCGCGACGCCGCCGCCAACCTCAAAACCTCCTCCGGCGATCCCGGCCTCGACGCGGTCCTGTCCGAGATCGAGCTGCGGGTCGAAGTCGAACTGGCCAAAGCCGGGCAGTTCTGA
- the flaF gene encoding flagellar biosynthesis regulator FlaF, with product MSSAAAKAYSRVATTTASPRDIEAQALLKAANKLQAIVTNENATIEQTSEALMFNRKLWAIFLGDVLRDENQQPVEVRQNIANIGIFVLTQTMALQISPQVEHIEPLIEINRNLAAGLSGRM from the coding sequence ATGTCTAGTGCTGCCGCCAAGGCCTACTCACGTGTTGCGACCACCACCGCCTCCCCCCGTGATATCGAAGCCCAGGCCCTGCTGAAGGCGGCGAACAAGTTGCAGGCTATCGTCACCAATGAAAATGCGACGATCGAGCAGACCTCCGAAGCGCTGATGTTCAATCGCAAGCTGTGGGCGATCTTTCTCGGCGACGTCTTGCGCGACGAAAACCAGCAGCCGGTGGAGGTGCGACAGAACATCGCCAACATCGGTATCTTCGTTCTGACCCAGACCATGGCGCTGCAGATCAGCCCGCAGGTCGAGCACATCGAGCCGCTGATCGAGATCAACCGCAATCTCGCGGCCGGCCTCAGCGGCCGCATGTGA
- a CDS encoding flagellar basal body P-ring protein FlgI: MPSVRSNTVFGVACAALLALALSAMPAGATSRIKDLANIEGVRQNQLIGYGLVVGLNGTGDTLNNIPFTKQSLQAMLERMGVNIRGATIRTGNVAAVMVTGNLPAFGTQGTRMDVTVSALGDAKNLQGGTLLVTPLLGADGNVYAVAQGSLAISGFQAEGEAAKIVRGVPTVGRIANGAIIEREIEFALNRLPNVRLALRNADFTTAKRIAAAVNDFLGVKTAEPIDPSTVQLAIPSEFKGNVVAFLTEIEQLQVDPDLAAKIVIDERSGIIVMGRDVRVATVAVAQGNLTVTISESPQVSQPNPFSRGRTVVTPRTSVGVSEDGKKFAVVKDGVSLQQLVDGLNGLGIGPRDLIGILQAIKAAGAIQADIEVM, translated from the coding sequence ATGCCAAGCGTCCGTTCGAACACCGTGTTTGGAGTGGCCTGCGCCGCGCTGCTGGCGCTGGCGCTATCGGCCATGCCCGCGGGCGCGACCTCGCGGATCAAGGATCTCGCCAACATCGAGGGCGTGCGCCAGAATCAGCTGATCGGCTACGGCCTCGTCGTCGGCCTCAACGGCACCGGCGATACCCTCAACAACATCCCCTTCACCAAGCAGTCGCTGCAGGCGATGCTCGAGCGCATGGGCGTCAATATCCGCGGCGCCACCATCCGAACCGGCAACGTCGCCGCCGTGATGGTGACCGGCAACCTGCCCGCCTTCGGCACCCAGGGCACGCGGATGGACGTCACGGTCTCCGCGCTCGGCGACGCCAAGAACCTGCAGGGCGGCACCCTGCTGGTCACCCCCCTGCTCGGCGCCGACGGCAACGTCTATGCGGTGGCGCAGGGCTCGCTCGCGATCTCCGGGTTCCAGGCCGAGGGCGAGGCCGCCAAGATCGTCCGCGGCGTGCCGACCGTCGGCCGCATCGCCAACGGCGCCATCATCGAGCGCGAGATCGAATTCGCGCTCAACCGCCTGCCCAATGTGCGGCTGGCGCTGCGCAATGCCGATTTCACCACCGCCAAGCGCATCGCCGCGGCGGTCAACGACTTTCTCGGCGTCAAGACCGCCGAGCCGATCGATCCCTCCACCGTGCAGCTGGCGATCCCTTCGGAATTCAAGGGCAATGTCGTCGCCTTCCTGACCGAGATCGAGCAGTTGCAGGTCGATCCTGATCTCGCCGCCAAGATCGTGATCGACGAACGTTCCGGCATCATCGTGATGGGCCGCGACGTCCGCGTCGCCACCGTCGCGGTCGCGCAGGGCAATCTCACCGTGACGATTTCCGAAAGCCCGCAGGTCAGCCAGCCCAATCCGTTCTCGCGCGGACGAACCGTGGTGACGCCGCGAACCAGCGTCGGCGTCTCCGAGGACGGCAAGAAATTCGCGGTCGTCAAGGACGGCGTATCGCTGCAGCAGCTGGTCGACGGCCTCAACGGCCTCGGCATCGGCCCGCGCGATCTGATCGGCATCCTGCAGGCGATCAAGGCCGCCGGCGCGATCCAGGCCGACATCGAGGTGATGTGA
- the dksA gene encoding RNA polymerase-binding protein DksA — MNDRQRDYFRAKLLAWKDEILRESRITLQTLQEENVNHPDLADRASSETDRAIELRARDRQRKLISKIDAALQRIEDNTYGYCEETGEPISLKRLEARPIATLSVEAQERHEKREKVYRDE, encoded by the coding sequence ATGAACGACCGCCAGCGCGATTATTTTCGCGCCAAGCTTCTGGCGTGGAAGGACGAAATCCTGCGCGAATCCCGCATCACGCTGCAGACGCTGCAGGAAGAGAACGTCAATCACCCCGATCTCGCCGACCGCGCCTCGTCGGAAACCGACCGCGCGATCGAACTGCGCGCCCGCGACCGCCAGCGCAAGCTGATCTCCAAGATCGACGCAGCGCTGCAGCGCATCGAGGACAACACCTACGGCTATTGCGAGGAGACCGGCGAGCCGATCTCGCTGAAGCGGCTGGAAGCGCGCCCGATCGCGACGCTCTCGGTGGAAGCCCAGGAGCGCCACGAGAAACGCGAGAAGGTCTATCGCGACGAGTAA
- a CDS encoding 2-keto-4-pentenoate hydratase, protein MDKILAAAKAIATARRNRTPLAALPPDIAPRDEAEGYRIQRALHDLLLPHAGAMVGYKIGCTSAVMQRYLDIPHPCGGGVFAKGVHDSGTRLAASDYVRVGVECEIAVKLARDLLPTEAPFTAEWVGEAVEAYYPAIEIVDDRYVKWETMGAPTLVADDFFAAGCVLGEAVERTKAPDLLKVTGRAVINGVEAGRGTGDDVLGHPHNALAWLANHLAAEGRGLHAGQIVLTGSLVKTVWLKAGDSVTMELAGLGNVEVAFT, encoded by the coding sequence ATGGACAAAATTCTCGCGGCCGCAAAGGCCATCGCTACCGCCCGCCGCAATCGAACGCCGCTCGCCGCGCTGCCGCCCGACATCGCCCCGCGGGACGAGGCCGAGGGCTACCGCATTCAGCGCGCGCTGCACGATCTATTGTTGCCGCATGCCGGCGCCATGGTCGGCTACAAGATCGGCTGCACCTCTGCGGTGATGCAGCGATACCTCGACATCCCGCACCCCTGCGGCGGCGGCGTGTTCGCCAAGGGCGTGCACGACAGCGGGACGCGGCTTGCGGCAAGCGACTACGTTCGCGTCGGCGTCGAATGCGAGATCGCGGTCAAGCTGGCGCGCGACCTGCTGCCGACGGAAGCGCCTTTCACCGCGGAGTGGGTGGGCGAAGCGGTCGAGGCCTACTACCCCGCGATCGAGATCGTCGACGACCGCTACGTCAAATGGGAAACCATGGGCGCGCCCACTCTGGTGGCCGACGATTTCTTCGCCGCCGGCTGCGTGCTCGGCGAGGCCGTGGAGCGAACCAAAGCGCCCGACCTGCTCAAGGTCACCGGCCGCGCCGTCATCAACGGCGTCGAGGCCGGCCGCGGTACCGGCGACGACGTGCTCGGCCATCCCCATAATGCGCTCGCCTGGCTCGCCAATCATCTCGCCGCCGAGGGCAGGGGACTCCATGCCGGGCAGATCGTGCTGACCGGGAGCCTGGTGAAGACGGTGTGGCTCAAGGCCGGCGACAGCGTGACGATGGAGCTGGCGGGGCTGGGGAATGTGGAAGTCGCATTCACCTGA